The Gemmatimonadaceae bacterium genome contains a region encoding:
- a CDS encoding metalloregulator ArsR/SmtB family transcription factor, with protein sequence MLTAPPPRSSRLTARHRARAVTLFHALSDETRLEILDMLRDGERCVCDLQGALDAAQSRLSFHLKVLREAGLVSDRKEGRWSYYAIVPNALAEVHDLVVAQRPTTIPGRARLPVIGRCCG encoded by the coding sequence ATGCTGACCGCGCCACCTCCCCGATCAAGCCGCCTGACCGCCCGCCACCGCGCCCGCGCGGTCACGCTCTTCCACGCCCTGTCCGACGAAACACGTCTGGAAATCCTCGACATGCTGCGCGACGGGGAGCGCTGCGTGTGTGACCTGCAAGGCGCGCTGGATGCGGCCCAGTCGCGACTGTCGTTTCATCTGAAGGTCTTGCGGGAGGCCGGTCTGGTCAGCGACCGCAAGGAAGGCCGCTGGTCGTATTATGCCATCGTTCCAAACGCACTGGCAGAAGTGCATGACCTCGTGGTCGCGCAGCGCCCGACAACCATTCCGGGGCGGGCCAGGTTACCGGTGATCGGGCGGTGCTGCGGCTGA
- a CDS encoding M20/M25/M40 family metallo-hydrolase: MIMRRSFFALAAVLVAASLAVVTSASAQAPAIPREQREARDILRELVNINSTSGTPGVGRAARAMALRLRTAGYPAADVQLLGPTPQMTALVARLRGRKMGLKPILLMAHLDVVAANRADWPFDPFTMVEKDGWYYGRGAEDNKAGVGTIIANFVRWKREGWVPDRDIIAVLSADEETDGNSIAWLLKNHRVLIDAEYALNTDGGGGSLDKGKAVSNSVQASEKMFANFRIEVTNPGGHSSVPRRDNAIYELSARLAAFGAFEYPRRLNEVSRAYFVQSAPTQAPDIAALMRAVAAEPMDTAAATKLSAANPYWNSIMRTTCVATRLEAGHADNALAQRASALVNCRILPDESIDSVQATMQRVVGPGAKVMKAWDAIVSPPSPLRKDVMDVVTTLTTERFPGAVVVPEMSTGATDGLFTRNAGIPTYGIGAVFFEQAEPSRAHGQEERVGVKAYHDAVAFWYSMVKRLGTNTVVP, translated from the coding sequence ATGATCATGCGTCGCTCGTTCTTCGCGCTCGCCGCCGTACTTGTCGCTGCCTCACTGGCTGTCGTCACCAGCGCCAGCGCACAGGCACCTGCCATTCCGCGCGAGCAGCGTGAGGCGCGGGACATCCTGCGCGAGTTGGTGAACATCAACTCCACGTCCGGCACCCCTGGCGTCGGGCGCGCTGCGCGCGCCATGGCCCTGCGACTGCGCACGGCAGGGTATCCGGCGGCCGATGTGCAACTGTTGGGTCCGACCCCGCAAATGACCGCGTTGGTGGCGCGGCTGCGCGGTCGCAAAATGGGACTCAAGCCCATTCTGTTGATGGCGCATCTCGATGTCGTGGCCGCCAACCGCGCCGACTGGCCGTTCGATCCATTCACCATGGTGGAGAAGGACGGGTGGTATTACGGACGCGGCGCGGAAGACAACAAAGCGGGCGTGGGCACCATCATCGCGAACTTCGTGCGCTGGAAGCGCGAGGGGTGGGTGCCGGACCGGGACATCATCGCCGTGCTCTCGGCCGACGAGGAAACTGACGGCAATTCCATCGCTTGGTTGCTGAAGAATCACCGGGTGTTGATTGACGCCGAGTACGCGCTGAACACCGACGGCGGCGGCGGTTCGCTGGACAAGGGCAAGGCCGTGTCGAACTCGGTGCAGGCCAGCGAAAAGATGTTCGCCAACTTCCGCATTGAAGTCACCAACCCCGGCGGGCACAGCTCCGTCCCGCGGCGCGACAACGCCATTTATGAACTGAGCGCGCGATTGGCGGCGTTTGGGGCGTTCGAGTATCCGCGCCGATTGAACGAGGTGTCGCGCGCCTACTTCGTGCAGAGCGCGCCCACGCAAGCGCCCGACATCGCGGCGCTCATGCGCGCCGTCGCGGCCGAGCCGATGGATACGGCGGCCGCCACCAAGTTGTCGGCGGCCAATCCGTACTGGAACTCCATCATGCGCACCACGTGCGTGGCCACGCGACTGGAGGCCGGTCACGCCGACAATGCGCTGGCGCAACGGGCCTCGGCATTGGTGAACTGCCGCATTCTTCCCGACGAATCGATTGACTCGGTGCAGGCCACGATGCAACGCGTGGTGGGCCCGGGTGCCAAGGTGATGAAGGCGTGGGACGCGATCGTCAGCCCACCGTCACCGCTCCGCAAGGACGTGATGGATGTGGTCACCACGCTCACGACGGAGCGCTTTCCGGGCGCGGTGGTGGTGCCCGAGATGTCCACCGGTGCCACCGATGGGTTGTTCACCCGTAACGCGGGCATCCCCACCTATGGTATCGGCGCCGTGTTTTTCGAGCAGGCCGAACCCAGTCGCGCGCATGGACAGGAGGAGCGTGTGGGCGTCAAGGCGTATCACGATGCGGTGGCGTTCTGGTACAGCATGGTGAAGCGACTGGGAACCAATACCGTCGTGCCGTGA
- a CDS encoding primosomal protein N' (replication factor Y) - superfamily II helicase, with the protein MDSDTPLSPVAAAGRVFPCRQCGASLRFAPSVGQLTCDSCGTVNERPVVDDAAQSATHEELDYLGYLRLQAGNEPEITPQLVDCPQCGAQTQFEPNVVAAVCAFCATPLVSAAAHAERRIRPRAVVPFALEPKGAQDVFRRWIEGRWFAPNALKQSVRAVNGVRGVYLPCWTFDARTTSEYQGQRGVDRIVQDTKRDAQGNTVVVQRTVTDWYAASGTVALSFDDTLVPASRSIPAHLADVLTDWDVSGMQPFSDDFVAGFTVEAYQLGLEPAFEEAKSIFGAAILGAVKQDIGGNHQRVSNIATRYDDVKFKHILLPVWICSYQFNGRSWRVVVNGQTGAVKGDRPWSAWKIGFAVAAALAVAAVIYLLNQG; encoded by the coding sequence GTGGACTCAGACACGCCGCTGTCACCCGTTGCCGCCGCCGGACGCGTCTTTCCCTGTCGCCAGTGCGGGGCGTCGCTGCGCTTCGCGCCGTCTGTCGGCCAGTTGACCTGCGACAGTTGCGGCACGGTCAACGAACGGCCGGTTGTCGACGACGCGGCGCAATCGGCCACGCATGAAGAGCTGGACTATCTCGGATACCTGCGATTGCAGGCGGGCAACGAACCGGAGATCACGCCGCAGTTGGTGGATTGCCCGCAGTGCGGGGCGCAAACGCAGTTTGAACCGAATGTGGTGGCCGCGGTGTGCGCCTTCTGCGCCACGCCGTTGGTGTCGGCAGCGGCGCATGCGGAGCGCCGCATTCGCCCGCGGGCCGTAGTGCCGTTCGCCCTCGAGCCCAAGGGCGCGCAGGACGTGTTCCGACGCTGGATCGAGGGACGGTGGTTTGCCCCGAACGCGCTCAAGCAGAGCGTGCGCGCCGTCAACGGCGTGCGCGGCGTGTATCTGCCGTGCTGGACGTTCGATGCGCGCACCACCAGTGAGTATCAGGGTCAACGCGGTGTCGACCGCATCGTGCAGGATACGAAACGTGATGCGCAGGGGAACACCGTGGTCGTCCAGCGCACGGTGACCGATTGGTATGCCGCGTCGGGTACCGTGGCGTTGTCGTTTGACGACACGCTGGTGCCCGCCTCACGCAGCATTCCGGCGCACCTGGCCGATGTGCTGACGGATTGGGACGTGTCGGGCATGCAGCCCTTCTCCGACGACTTTGTCGCGGGCTTCACGGTGGAGGCCTATCAGCTGGGGCTGGAACCGGCGTTCGAGGAGGCCAAGAGCATTTTCGGCGCGGCCATTCTCGGCGCCGTCAAGCAGGACATCGGCGGCAATCACCAGCGGGTATCGAACATCGCGACACGCTACGACGACGTGAAATTCAAGCACATCCTGCTGCCCGTGTGGATCTGCTCGTATCAATTCAACGGGAGATCCTGGCGCGTGGTGGTGAATGGACAGACGGGCGCGGTCAAGGGCGATCGGCCGTGGTCGGCGTGGAAGATCGGGTTCGCGGTGGCGGCGGCACTGGCGGTGGCGGCGGTGATCTACCTCCTCAATCAAGGCTGA
- a CDS encoding arsenite methyltransferase: MSTVLPIATSPAAESANLTQIVQDRYGAAARRVLDSATSGGCGPASSCCGGAAFNGSVDPITSNLYVNGETSELPTAAVLASLGCGNPTALLELHEGQVVLDLGSGGGIDVILSARRVGATGKAYGLDMTDDMLALARQNAAEAKVHNVEFLKGHIESIPLPDNSVDVIISNCVINLSGDKAQVLREAFRVLKPGGRFAVSDVVVRGDVPADVRRSMELWVGCVAGALEESEFTSLLQQAGFTDIDIEPTRIYRSEDARQFLAEAGLESSTLEAIEGKFMAAFVRGTKPTAAPCCGPGCCT; the protein is encoded by the coding sequence ATGTCCACTGTGCTGCCCATCGCCACCAGCCCTGCCGCCGAATCGGCGAACCTCACCCAAATCGTTCAGGACCGTTACGGTGCCGCCGCCCGCCGCGTGCTGGACAGCGCCACATCCGGCGGCTGTGGCCCCGCCAGTTCGTGCTGTGGAGGCGCCGCGTTCAACGGCAGTGTCGATCCCATCACATCCAACCTGTACGTGAACGGCGAGACCAGTGAACTGCCAACGGCCGCCGTGCTCGCATCGCTCGGGTGCGGGAATCCCACGGCGTTGCTGGAGCTGCACGAGGGGCAGGTCGTGCTCGACCTGGGCTCGGGCGGTGGCATCGACGTCATCTTGTCGGCCCGACGCGTTGGCGCGACCGGCAAGGCGTACGGACTGGACATGACCGACGACATGCTGGCGTTGGCCCGACAGAACGCCGCCGAAGCGAAGGTGCACAATGTCGAGTTTCTCAAGGGGCATATCGAATCCATCCCGCTGCCCGACAACTCCGTCGACGTGATCATTTCCAACTGCGTCATCAACCTGTCGGGCGACAAAGCGCAGGTATTGCGCGAAGCGTTTCGCGTGCTCAAGCCCGGTGGTCGATTCGCGGTGAGCGATGTCGTGGTGCGGGGTGACGTCCCCGCCGATGTGCGGCGCAGCATGGAGTTGTGGGTAGGGTGTGTGGCCGGCGCGCTGGAAGAGTCCGAGTTCACGTCGCTCCTGCAGCAGGCAGGGTTTACCGATATCGACATCGAGCCCACGCGCATCTACCGCAGTGAGGATGCCCGGCAGTTCCTAGCCGAGGCCGGACTCGAGTCGTCGACGCTGGAAGCGATCGAAGGCAAGTTCATGGCCGCGTTTGTGCGGGGCACCAAGCCAACCGCGGCACCCTGCTGTGGTCCGGGCTGCTGTACCTGA